A single window of Achromobacter xylosoxidans DNA harbors:
- the dapB gene encoding 4-hydroxy-tetrahydrodipicolinate reductase, translating into MRIAIAGASGRMGQMLIDAVLKADGLQLAVALDRQGSPSLGQDAGAPLGQQTGVAITDDLAALANADCLIDFTRPEGTLEHLQACARLGVKAVIGTTGFDDNGRAAIEVAAQKTAIVFAPNMSVGVNATLKLLDMAARILNSGYDVEVFEAHHRNKVDAPSGTALKMGETIASAWDVALPDVATWSRHGDTGVRKPGTIGFSVLRGGDIVGDHTVSFCGIGERIEITHRSASRATYAEGALRAARFLEGKHNGLYDMQAVLGL; encoded by the coding sequence ATGCGTATTGCTATCGCCGGCGCCAGCGGCCGTATGGGCCAGATGCTGATCGACGCCGTCCTGAAGGCCGACGGCCTGCAACTGGCTGTCGCGCTCGACCGCCAGGGTTCGCCGTCGCTGGGCCAGGACGCGGGCGCCCCGCTGGGCCAGCAGACCGGCGTCGCCATCACCGATGACCTGGCCGCCCTGGCCAACGCCGACTGCCTGATCGATTTCACCCGCCCCGAGGGCACGCTGGAACACCTGCAGGCCTGCGCCAGGCTGGGCGTGAAGGCCGTCATCGGCACCACCGGCTTCGACGACAACGGCCGCGCCGCCATCGAAGTGGCCGCGCAGAAAACCGCCATCGTGTTCGCGCCCAACATGAGCGTGGGCGTGAACGCCACGCTCAAGCTGCTGGACATGGCCGCCCGCATCCTGAATTCGGGCTATGACGTCGAGGTCTTCGAGGCCCACCACCGCAACAAGGTCGACGCCCCCTCGGGCACCGCGCTCAAGATGGGCGAGACCATCGCTTCGGCCTGGGATGTGGCCCTGCCCGACGTGGCCACCTGGAGCCGCCACGGCGACACCGGCGTGCGCAAGCCGGGCACCATCGGTTTCTCGGTGCTGCGCGGCGGCGACATCGTCGGCGACCACACCGTGTCATTCTGCGGCATCGGCGAACGCATCGAGATCACGCACCGCTCGGCCAGCCGCGCCACCTACGCCGAAGGCGCGCTGCGCGCGGCGCGCTTCCTGGAAGGCAAGCACAACGGCCTGTACGACATGCAGGCGGTGCTGGGACTCTGA
- a CDS encoding outer membrane protein assembly factor BamE: protein MIARIPSRSLKTGLAIAALAVALAGCTGDKWGFPYKAGVQQGNWITQEQVALLQPGMTREQVRFALGSPTLTSVLHANRWDYPYYYKPGYGEAQERKFTVWFENDRLTRWEGDKQPDLQPYQINTPSAAADEKADKRLSEDEARLKQEEEQKKRDAAAPTSPMNQYPGQPGNAPEPLR, encoded by the coding sequence ATGATTGCACGAATTCCTTCCCGCTCGCTCAAGACCGGTTTGGCCATCGCCGCCCTGGCCGTCGCCCTCGCCGGCTGCACGGGGGACAAGTGGGGCTTCCCCTACAAGGCCGGTGTCCAGCAAGGCAACTGGATCACCCAGGAACAGGTCGCGCTGTTGCAGCCGGGCATGACGCGCGAGCAGGTGCGTTTCGCGCTGGGCAGCCCCACGCTGACCAGCGTGCTGCACGCCAACCGCTGGGACTACCCCTACTACTACAAGCCCGGCTACGGTGAGGCCCAGGAACGCAAGTTCACGGTCTGGTTCGAGAATGACCGGCTGACCCGCTGGGAAGGCGACAAGCAGCCCGACCTGCAGCCCTACCAGATCAACACGCCCAGCGCCGCCGCCGACGAAAAGGCCGACAAGCGCCTGAGCGAGGACGAGGCCCGGCTCAAGCAGGAAGAAGAACAGAAGAAGCGCGACGCCGCCGCCCCCACCAGCCCGATGAACCAATACCCCGGCCAGCCCGGCAACGCGCCCGAGCCGCTGCGCTAA
- the murB gene encoding UDP-N-acetylmuramate dehydrogenase — translation MSNPSATAPVLTAAPQDLSGLNTLGLVSMAQACVTLDDVAQLPSLSELAAGHASLLVLGGGSNLVLPEAVPGLVARVALRGVRLLRAEPDAWLVEAAGGETWHGFVAECVRQGWDGLENLALIPGTVGAAPVQNIGAYGVELADRFHSLTAWDVRAGRYVEMTAADCRFAYRDSVFKHEPPGGWVIVAVRLRLPRPWRPVLAYPDLQRHPGLVAGEPTARAIFDAVCEIRRAKLPDPAVTGNAGSFFKNPIVAAAQRDALLERFPGLVSYAQSDGRFKLAAGWLIDQCGWKGRQLGAAGVHDRQALVLVNRGGATAADIMALARAIQDAVMDRYGVALEPEPVVV, via the coding sequence ATGTCAAATCCCTCCGCTACGGCGCCCGTGTTGACCGCTGCGCCGCAGGATCTTTCCGGGCTCAATACCCTCGGCCTGGTGTCCATGGCCCAGGCCTGCGTGACGCTGGACGATGTCGCGCAATTGCCGTCCTTGTCCGAGTTGGCCGCGGGCCATGCCTCGTTGCTGGTGCTGGGCGGCGGCAGCAATCTGGTGCTGCCCGAGGCCGTGCCCGGCCTGGTGGCGCGGGTGGCGTTGCGCGGTGTGCGCCTGCTGCGGGCGGAGCCCGATGCCTGGCTGGTGGAGGCCGCCGGCGGTGAAACCTGGCATGGCTTCGTCGCCGAGTGCGTCCGGCAGGGCTGGGACGGTCTGGAAAACCTGGCCCTGATCCCGGGCACCGTGGGCGCGGCGCCGGTGCAGAACATCGGTGCCTATGGCGTCGAGCTGGCCGACCGCTTCCACAGTTTGACGGCCTGGGATGTGCGCGCGGGCCGCTACGTGGAGATGACCGCCGCCGACTGCCGCTTCGCCTATCGCGACAGCGTGTTCAAGCATGAGCCGCCCGGCGGCTGGGTCATCGTGGCGGTGCGCTTGCGCCTGCCGCGGCCGTGGCGTCCGGTGCTGGCATATCCCGACTTGCAGCGCCATCCGGGCCTGGTCGCGGGGGAACCGACCGCGCGCGCCATCTTCGATGCGGTCTGCGAGATCCGGCGCGCCAAGTTGCCGGATCCCGCCGTTACGGGCAATGCCGGCAGCTTTTTCAAGAATCCCATCGTCGCGGCCGCGCAGCGTGATGCGCTGCTCGAGCGTTTCCCAGGGCTGGTTTCCTATGCGCAATCGGACGGGCGTTTCAAGCTTGCCGCGGGCTGGTTGATCGATCAATGCGGCTGGAAAGGACGCCAGCTGGGCGCCGCCGGCGTGCATGATCGGCAAGCGCTGGTGCTGGTGAATCGCGGCGGCGCCACGGCGGCCGACATCATGGCGCTGGCGCGTGCGATCCAGGACGCGGTCATGGATCGCTATGGCGTGGCGCTGGAACCCGAACCCGTGGTCGTGTGA
- the fur gene encoding ferric iron uptake transcriptional regulator, with amino-acid sequence MSDQSELKNMGLKATFPRLKILDIFRKSDQRHLSAEDVYRALIGENVEIGLATVYRVLTQFEQAGILARSQFDSGKAVFELNDGDHHDHLICTNCGKVVEFSDPDIEKRQQKIAKDNGFALESHAMVLYGICGSCLKGR; translated from the coding sequence ATGAGCGACCAAAGCGAACTGAAAAACATGGGTTTGAAGGCGACTTTCCCGCGCCTGAAAATTCTTGATATCTTCCGTAAGTCGGACCAGCGCCACCTCAGCGCCGAGGACGTCTACCGTGCCCTGATCGGCGAAAACGTCGAAATCGGCCTGGCCACCGTCTATCGCGTCCTGACCCAGTTCGAACAGGCCGGCATCCTTGCCCGCAGCCAGTTCGACAGCGGCAAGGCCGTGTTCGAACTGAACGACGGCGATCACCACGACCACCTGATCTGCACGAACTGCGGCAAGGTGGTTGAATTCTCCGACCCGGACATCGAAAAGCGCCAGCAGAAGATCGCCAAGGACAATGGCTTCGCGCTGGAAAGCCACGCCATGGTGCTGTACGGCATCTGCGGCAGCTGCCTGAAAGGCCGCTGA